AGTATCCTTTCTTTACCTGTGACTGCCAAATCAGGTTTTGATAATGAGAAATTGCAGTTATCCCTGAAAGAGGCAATTTTGGCTGATCCGACCGCTGTGGTCATACCGGTGGATAAAGGAGAGGTTGTGCTTCCCAAATTGTTTAGCCTGGGTCAAAACTATCCTAATCCTTTCAACCCGACCACAACCATAAGATTTGAGATCGGGATAGGTGGAGGTCCTCAGCAGTCAGTGCAAACCAGCTTGAGGGTTTATAATATCTTAGGACAACGAGTCAAGACTTTGGTTGATGAACCTAAATCACCAGGCATATATTATCAGACCTGGGACGGCAAAGACGAGCAGGGCAATAATATCTCATCGGGAGTTTATTTTTATCAGCTTAGAGCAGGTAGTTATAACGAGACGAAGAAAATGGTGTTATTGAAATAAAGTGAGTTATGTTTAGCTGAAAGGATTAACCATATGAAGAAACTCCTTAGAAATTTTTCTTTTTCTCTGCTTATCATTCTGCTTTTCTATCTTCCATCACTGGCTCAGAATGTAGCACCGGTGCTGGATTCGATAGGGGCTCAGAGTGTAAATGAAGGTCAGGTATTGACCTTCAGGGTGCATGCCACGGATGCAAATGGAGATAGCATAATTTTAAGTGCGACCAGTATCCCCACCAATGCTTCTTTTACTGATTCAGGTAATGGATCCGGTTCACTCACCTTCAGTCCGAACTATAACCAGGCTGCGGTGTATAATATAACCTTTTTCGCCAGGGATACCTTAGGAGGAGTGGATAGTGAAGTTGTGGCGATAACCGTGAATAACGTTAATCTTGCACCTGTTTTAGATTCAATCGGACCAAAGAGTGTGAATGAAGGAGCAAATCTTACTTTCAGAGTTCATGCCACAGATGCAGATGGCGATGCTATTACTCTGACCGCCACCAATGCCCCGACCAACTCATCTTTTGCAGATTCCGGCAATGGAGCTGGTTCGTTTACCTTTAATCCGAGTTACACTCAATCGGGAACATATAATGTTACCTTCAAAGCCACAGATCCATCTTTAGCAGTGGACAGTGAAGTAGTGGCTATAACTGTAAATAATGTCAACTTAGTTCCTGTTTTAGACTCAATTGGACCCAGGAGTGTAAATGAGGGAGCAAATCTTACTTTCAG
This window of the Candidatus Zixiibacteriota bacterium genome carries:
- a CDS encoding cadherin-like domain-containing protein — translated: MKKLLRNFSFSLLIILLFYLPSLAQNVAPVLDSIGAQSVNEGQVLTFRVHATDANGDSIILSATSIPTNASFTDSGNGSGSLTFSPNYNQAAVYNITFFARDTLGGVDSEVVAITVNNVNLAPVLDSIGPKSVNEGANLTFRVHATDADGDAITLTATNAPTNSSFADSGNGAGSFTFNPSYTQSGTYNVTFKATDPSLAVDSEVVAITVNNVNLVPVLDSIGPRSVNEGANLTFRVHATDADGDVIALTATNAPTNSSFADSGNSAGSFTFNPSYAQSGTYNVTFKATDPSLAVDSEVVAITVNNVNLVPVLDSIGPRSVNEGANLTFRVHATDTDGDAITLTATSLPTNSSFADSGNGAGSFTFNPSYTQSGTYNVTFKATDPSLAVDSEVVTITVNNINNPPVLDSIGPKSVTEGQVLTFRVHATDINGDR